From the Deinococcus sonorensis KR-87 genome, the window CCGCTGCGCCCGAAGCCGTAGCCGGCCGACACGCTGGCGCGCACGCCGCCGGTAGGGAAGTCCGGCGTGACGGTCGTGTCGTAGCTCAGGCCGGTGCCGACCACGGTGGTCAGGTTGTTCTTGGGCAGCAGGGCCTTTGCCACGTCATCCGAGGCCGCGATCGGCTTGGGCGTGGCGGTGGGGTTGGCGGCGTTGGCGGCCACCGCGTCGGTGTCGGCCGTCTTCTCGCCAGCGGTCTGCTTCTCCAGGTAGTAGGTGCTGTACTGGGTGTTGACGCCGACGCTGGCCGAGAGGCTGGTGGTCAGGTTGCGGCCCACGTTGACTCCGAAGCCGGTGGTGCGCACCGTGTAGTCGCGCAGGGTGTCCTGGCCGGCCGCGTGCGCCTGCGGCACGCCCTGGGTGGTGTCGGAGGTGCCGGCGGTCGTGTAGGTGAGCGCGTTGTTGCCGGACGCGTTGCTGCCCGCGTTGAGCGTGAGGCGGGTGCGGTTGGTGCGGAAGTCCAGGAAGTCGATGTCGAGCCAGGGAATGGTGTACGCGAGGTTGCCGCTCAGTGACTGGCCGGCGTCGTTGGCCCCGGCCGTGACCCCGGCGTTCAGGGTGTGGCCCAGCCCGAACAGGTTGTTGTTCTGGTACTCCAGGGTGCCGCTGAAGCCGCTCAGGCTGTCGTACTGCAGCCCCACCGGAATGCTGCGCGAGCCGCTCACCTCCGACACGCTGATCACGTAAGTCAGGTTCTCGGGGGTCTTCGGATCGGCGGCCTTGGTGGTCACGCCGGTCACGCGCACCACACCCAGCGCGGTGATGCGGTCCAGGGCGCTGCGGAAGGCCTTCTCGTTGTAGAGCCCGCCCGCGGCCGGCAGCTCTCTCGTCAGCACCCGCTCCTGGGTGTTCTTCTTGCCGGTCCACTGGATCTCGTACCCGGCCACCCGCGCCTCGTGGATGGTGTAGGTCAGCACGCCATCCTTGAAGCTCACGGCGTCGCGGGTGCTGATGTCGTTGCCCGCCTTGCGGTACAGGTCGCGCACGGCGATGAAGTCGCTCTCCGCCAGCTGGCGCGAGAAGATGTCGCCCACCTTCGTCTTGACGGCCGCCTGCAGCTGTGCGGTGGGAATGGCGGTGTTGCCGGCGAAGCGGATCTCCTTGACCGGCCCGCTGACCGCGTCGGCCACCCCGAACAGCACCGTGACGCGGTTCGGCACCGTGGGGTCCGCCGCCTGCAGCGCGAAGCCCACCGACTTGCCGGTGCGGTTCGACAGCGCCCGCACGTCCTGCTCCAGCACGCTCAGGCTCGGCACGCCGCCGGCCTTGGTCCGGAGCGTGGCCGCGTCGGTGGCGCTCAGGCCCAGGTTCGACAGGTCCACGCCCGCCACCTGCCCCTCCACCACGCTGATCTTCAGCACGCCGTCCTGCAGGCTGTTGCCGGCCGGGTTTACGCCGCTGGCGAGGTAGCCGGCCGCCTGATAGGCGTCCTGAATCTGCTGCACCCCGGCGAAATACACCTCAGGGGTGAACTTCTTGGCGTCGTAGAGCGGCTTGAACGCCGACACCACCGTGTCCTTGGGCAGCAGGGTGCTGCCGCTCACCTCGATGCGCTTGATCGGCGCGGTCTCGTCGATCACGTAAGTCAGGTCCACCGTGCCGTCAGCAGCCGCCTTGGTCTGGGTGCTGATGTTCGGCGCGAAGGGGTAGCCCTGGGCGCGGTAGTTCTCGGCCAGCGCCTGCTTGGACTGGTCGATCCGCGCGGTGTTGAGGGTGGCGCCCGGCGCGATGTTCAGCACGTTGCCCAGCGAGGTCTTGAAGTCGTCTGCCGGCAGGAAGGTCATGCCGGTGACGGCGACGCTCTTGATGACCGGATTGGCCACCACTGTCAGCGTCAGGACGTTCTGCCCGTTCGCGCTGCTGAGTTTCGCAGAAGCGGTCTTCACGTAGCCGGTGGCCAGGGCGTCCTGTTCCACCTGCCGCAGGTTCACGCTGGACAGCGCCGCGCCCGGCTGCACGCTCAGGCTGGCCTTCAGAAAGTTGGCGAGCAGGTCGGTGGTGCCCTGGACCGTGACGTCGGTGAGGGTGGCGGCCTGTTGGGCCAGCGCGACGGGCGCGCTGAGGGCCACCGTGATGGCCAGGGTCAATGGGGTACGCATTCTTCCTCCTGAAGACTCTCATGAAATGTCAGTCGCCGCCGTGGCATACGGTGCGCATGATCTCAGGTGTCACATTCGTGGCTGTAGCCCTGAGAATCGTGAAGTTTGGTTGACCGGCTGTTGACGCGCGAGCACGTGCGGTTGTTCCGGCCTGGCGGGCGGGCCACAATGGTGCCCTATGAGTCTGACAGAGGTCCTGGAACGCCTGAGGGCGGCTGAGCAGCAGGCGGGGCGTCCGACCGGCTCGGTGCGGCTGGTTGCGGTCAGCAAAGGGCAGCCGCTGGAGCGCATCCGCGAGCAGGTGCTGGCGCGGGGCCACTTCCCGCTGGCCGAGAACCGGGGCCAGGAACTGCGCGACAAGGCGGCCCAGCTGGGCCCGGAGGTGGAGTGGCACTTCATCGGACCGCTGCAGCGCAACAAGATCAAGTACCTGCGCCCGGTGCGGCTGATTCACACCATTGAGACGCTGTGGCAGGCCGAGGCACTGGCAGAGGCGGCCCACGGCTGGGGCCATGCCCCGGAGCTGCTGCTGCAGCGGCACAACGGCGAGGCCCAGAAGCACGGTTCAGACCCGCACGAGCTGCCGGGCCTGCTGCGGGCGGTGCAGGACACCGGCCTGACGGTGCGCGGCCTGATGACCATGGCCCCCTACGGCGACCCGCAGCGGGCCGAACAGGTGTTCGCTGACACGGCCCGGCAGGCGCATGACCTGGGCCTGGGCGAGCTGAGCATGGGCATGAGCGACGACTTCCCGCTGGCGGTGCAGTACGGCGCGACGCTGGTGCGGGTGGGCCGGCTGCTGTTCGAGGACGACCCGGCTGCACACCCTGGCGCGCTCATCGGCTAGACTGGGTGCCATGAACCGCGAGCTGAACTTCGGCCGGGCCGCCCCGGTCCCGGGCGTCCGGGGGTGGGCGGGATGAAATACACCCCGCTGGACGTCCGTCACCAGGAGTTCCCCGGCACCATGGGCGGGTACCGGCGCCCGGAAGTCCGCGCCTTCCTGAGTGAACTGGCCGACGACATCGAAACGCTGCTGCACAGCCGGCAGGACATCATCGAGCATGTCCGGGCGCTGGAAACCCGGCTAGAGGAGTACCGCCAGAACGAGGACGACCTGCGCCGCGCGGTGGTGAGCGCCGAGCGCATCGGCCAGGAGCTGCGCGAGAACGCCCGCAAGGAAGCGGAGCTGATCGTCTCCAAGGCCGACAGCTACCGCGAGCAGGTCACGCGCGAGGGCGAGCAGCTGGCCGCTGCGCTGGAGACGCAGCACCAGGCGCGCTCCAATGAGCTGGAGGCCGTCCAGCGCGCCCGCAGCACTGAGCTGGAGGCCAGCTATCAGGCCCGCTTCGCCGAGCTGGAAGCGGCGTACCAGCGCCGTCATCACGAACTGGAGCAGGGCTTCAACGTCCGGGCCAGCCAGCTGGAGCACCAGTACACCGCGCGGCACAACGAGCTCAGCGGCCTGCTGACCCACGCGCGTCAGGAGTACGTGCAGTTCCTGTCGCAGTACCGGACCCTCGTCGGCTCGTTCCACGACCTGGCGGCCCAGCATCCGGTGCCGGAACCGGGCCTGTCGCCGGCACCGGCCGCGGCTGAGGCGGCGCCCAGCAATGCGCGCGTCGAGGAACAGCAGTTCGTCTGACCAGCTGGCGTTCCCAGGGTGCCTGCGGGCACCCTTTTCTTGGCCGATCATGACAAGCACGCTTGACATCGGCTGCACTGTCCGCCTACTGTGAATGTCAAGGAGAGTTGACATGCCCCAGTCGAGGAATGCTCCATCGTCCGTCGGTGCCCGCCCCCCCTGCAGCCCATCCCAAGGGCCGGTTCACCGGTGAGCGCGGCCCGCAAGCGTCCGGCCACCCGGGACCGCCGCATCACCCGCGCCATGCTGGGCGGGGTCGGAGGCGCCGTGGCCGGTGGGCTGATCACCGTCATCTTCAGCGTACTGGCCCAGCAGCACCCCACAAGTTTCAACCGGGGGTTGGCGCTGGGTGGGGCGGTGGCGCTGCCGGTCAGCCTGCTGGTGATGGTGCTGGCCGGCTACCGGGAGATGGACGAGTACGGCCGGCGGCTCCACCAGCAAGCCGCCGCCGTCGGCTTCCTGACCCTGATGGCGACCAGCGGCGTGCTGGCGATGGTGGAAGGGCACGGCTACGGCCGGCTGCCGTTCTGGGCGCTGTATGTGGCGGGCATGCTCGGGTACGCCGCGGCCGTGATCTGGCTGAGCGTCAGGGGGCGCCAGTCTTGAGCGGCGGAACGCCCGCCGAACCGGATGCGTAATCACATTCGGGCGCGGCGCACCGAGCGCGGCTGGACCCAGGCGGACCTGGCCGAGCGGCTGGATGTGTCGCGCCAGACGGTGAACGCTCTGGAGACCGGCCGCTACGACCCCAGCCTGCCCCTGGCCTTCCGGCTGGCCCGGCTGTTCGGGCAGAGCATCGAGCAGTTGTTTATCGAGGACGAGGAGACCCCCCATGTTGCAGATTGAGCATCTCAGCAAGACCTATGGCAGCTTTCAGGCGTTGCGTGACGTGAGCTTCTCCGCGCAGGCCGGTGAGGTGTTCGGGCTGCTTGGGCCCAACGGCGCCGGCAAAACGACCCTGCTGCGGGTGCTGGCCACCCTGCTGCGGCCCAGCAGCGGCACCGCCAGCGTGGCGGGCCACGACGTGCAGCGTGAGCCAGAGCGGGTTCGGCGGCTGATCGGGGTGGTGAACGGCGGCATGGGCCTGTATGACCGCCTGACCGGCCGCGAGATCCTGCGCTACTTCGCTGGCCTGTACGGGCTGACCCGCGCCCAGGCCGACGCCCGCATCGAAGTGCTGGACGCCAGCCTGGACCTGGAGGGCACCCTGGACCGCCGCGCGGCCACCTTCAGCACCGGCATGAAGCAGAAGGTGGTGATCGCCCGGGCGGTGATCCATGACCCGGCGGTCCTGGTGCTGGACGAGGCCGCCTCGGGGCTGGACGTGATGGCCCGCCGGGCGCTGCTGGACTTCGTGCTGAGCTACCGGGGCAGCGAGCGGCTGGTGCTGTACAGCACCCACGTGATGTCGGAGGTGGAGGAGGTGTGCGACCGGGTGGCGGTACTGGAACGCGGCGAGCTGCTGGCAGTGGACACAGTGGGCGGGCTGCTCCGGCGCAGCGGGCAGCCGAACCTGGAACGCGCCTTCTTCGCCATGGTGCAGGCCCGCGCCGAGCAGGCGGTGCCCGCATGAGGTGGCCGTTCATCTGGCAGGTGGCCCTCAAGGAACTGACCAGCACCATCCGCGACCGCCGCACCCTAACCAGCACCATCCTGCTGCCGCTGATCATGATTCCGCTGTTCACCATCCTGTTTCCGCTGCTGCTGGGCAAGGCCTTCAGCGGCCAGCAGACCGAGCGGCAGCGGGTGGGCGTGGTGGGCACCCTGCCGGCCGCGCTGCGGGCGCAGCTGACCGAGGACACCCGCGACGCCTCCGGCAAACAGACCGGCGTGGGCGTGGTGCTGGTGCCGGTCGCCGACCCGGTGAAGGCGGTGCAGGACGGCACGGTGGAGGCGGTGGTGCAGGTGCGCCAGCCGCTGCCGCAGGCGGCGGGCCAGGGCAGCGGCACGGTGCAGCTGTACGCCAAGCTGGGCAACCTGAAGGCCAGCGCGGGCGTCATCAGCAAGGTGCAGGCGGCTCTGAACGAGTACAACGCCCGGCTGGTGGGTACGGCGCTGCGGGCGCGCGGGCTGGGCAGCGACTTCCTGACCCCGGTGCGCGTGCAGACCATCGACGCCAGCAAGCCGCAGGAGGCGGCCAGCGGGCAGCTGGCCTTCATCATCCCGATGTTCATGCTGCAGTTCATTCTGGCGGGCGGCATGGCCACCGCCATCGACAGCACCGCCGGGGAAAAGGAACGCGGCACGCTGGAGGTGCTGCTGGTGTCGCCGATTCGCCGCAGCGAGGTGGTGGTGGGCAAGCTGATCGCCACCACCCTGACGGCGCTGGTGGCCGCCAGCTGCAGCCTGCTGGGCCTGGCGGTGGCCGGCCCACTCGGCCGGGTGGTGCTGGCCGGCCAGGACACCAAGGAGGTGGCGGGCGTGATGGGCGGCCAGCTGAGCGTGTCGCTGGCCTCGGGGCTGTTCCTGGTGCTGATGGCGGTGTCGGCGGCGCTGCTGCTGGGCGCGCTGCTGATCGCGGTCAGCATCTTCGCCCGCAGCTACAAGGAGGCCCAGACCTACCTGACCCCCATCTCGCTGCTGATCGTGCTGCCGGCGGTGGGGCTGCAGTTCGCCGACTTCATCGGCCGGGGACTGGGCCTGTACTCAGTGCCGCTGATCAACAGCATGCTGGTGATCCTGGACATCGTGAAAGGTGCCTTCAACGCGCCGGGCGCGGTGCTGGCCCTGATCATCAACCTGGTGTTCACCGGCCTGCTGGTGCTGCTGGCGATCCGGTCCTTCGGGCGCGAGCAGGTGATTTTCCGCAACTGAGGCGAGCGCCGAATCTAAGCATCCCGACAAGAACGCCCCACCCTCCTCAGACGTGTCTGACGGCACAATATTCCGATGGCTGGCCCCTGAGGCCAGCGAAAGGAGCCACATGACCACTCAACCTCACGGAGTTTCCAAACGCAGTCTGTTGCTGCTGGGCGGGCTGACCGCCGCCGTCGCCAACCCCGCCACCCGCCAGAAGCTGGTGGACGGCCTGCATGGGGCCGCGGACAGCGCTGGCAAGCTGTACGAAGAGAGCCTGCTCCCGCTGGCGCAGGAAACCGGTGGCCGCCTTCAGAGCGGCGCCCAGGACGTGGCGGGCCTGACCCAGAAGGTGGCCGCCGGGGTGGTGGAGAAGGGCAGCGAGGTCGCCTCGTCGCTGCTGGAGCGCGTGCCGGAGGTGACCGCCAGCCTGAAGGAAACGGGCGAGCAGCTGCGCGACACCGGGGTGAAGGGCGCCAAGGCCCTGGTCGGGAGCGCCGGCGTGGCCGCCCATCAGGTACAGCAGCAGGCCGGGCAGGTGGTGGGCCAGCAGCTCAAGCAGGGCCGGCGTCAGGTCAAGGCGGTCCAGCGCCAGGGCCGCGTCAAGGCGAGCCGCACCCAGCGCCGTACCCTCAAGCGGCTGAACAAATATGAGAAGAAGACGGCGCGCCTGACCGCCCGCCTGGACCGTGAGGTGCCGCAGCGCCGCTCGGGCAGCGGGCTGTTCTCCCTGCTGCTGCTGGTGGCGGGCGGCGTGGTGCTGGCCCGTGTGCCGGCGGCCCGTCAGGGCATCCTGAACCTGGTCGGCCGCTTCAGCCCGGAGGCGTCCGTCACGTTGCACCAGGCGAGCCGTCAGGTGCGGAACATCGTGGGCAACGTGTGGCTGGAGCACCTGGAGCCTGCGGCCCCGCCCGCGCCCGCACCGGCTCCGGCCGCTGCCCAGGGTAGCGCGGCAGCGGCCTCCACCGCACCGGCTCCGGCCGCTGCCCAGGGTAGCGCGGCAGCGGCCTCCACCGCACCGGGCGCCGCCGCGGACGCGTCCAAACCGAACGGCAGCAAGCCCGGCGACGCCAAGCCGCAGGGCGAGCAGCCCAAGGATGCCGGCAGCGCCAAGAACTGACGTCAGCGCATAAAAAGGCCCGCTCCCAGGTGTTGGGAGCGGGCCTTCTTTTCTTCCTTCAGATCAGCCGGGTGGCGAGACCGCCGGCCAGCATCAGCAGCACCACCGAGCACAGCACGCCCAGCAGCCGCAGCCGGATCACGCGGCCTGCTCCGGCTTGTGCGGCTGCGGCTCCAGGCTGTGGAGCGCCGCCTTGAGGTGACGGTACACCTCGCGCTGCAGGTCCAGGTCGTCCGGCAGCTCGTACTTGAGCTGGTCGATGGCCTGCACGATGTGGGCGCCGCCGGGGCTGCGCTCGAAGTCCGGGCGGGCCCATTCCGGCAGTTCCGGCTGGGCCACGGCCTCGCGCTTCTGGTCGTTCCAGTCCACCCACACCTTCGGCAGGTCGTAGAGGTAGCGCCCGATGCCGAACTGCACCGCGCAGCGCTTCAGGGCGTCGCTGGACGCCGCCTTGAGTGTGCCGAACTCGCCCTCGCCCGCCTCGCCGATGTCCTCGCGCGTCACGCCCAGCACGGTCAGGCGGCCCTTGACGGTGGGCGTCTGGGTTCCCGCGATCACTTCGATCTCGAAGCTCCAGCCGTCGGGGCAGATGGCGTCCAGGCGGTCCTGAACCGCGCGGGCATCCACGTAGGCCAGCAGCAGCGCCCGGCTCCGATCCTTGCTGATGACCTGGGGCTTCCAGTTCACGAGGTGACTCGGAAACGGGGCGTGCAGTCGTCTCTGAACATCACTCAGCTTCATGCATTTAGTTTACAACGTAATCCAGTTACGGTCAAGACAGAATGTGACAGTCCGGCTTCCCGGTTCAGTCGTGCAGCTGCCCGAGCGCCTGCCCCAGCAGCGACAGCAGTTCGTCGGCCTGCCCATCGGTGATGCTCAGCGGCGGCCCCAGCAGCAGGTGGTCGCCGCGCACGCCGTCCACCGCGCCGCTGCCGGGGTAGGTGATCAGGCCCAGCTCGAAGGCCCGTCGGCCCAGCCGCTCGGCCAGCTCGGGGCGGGGGTACGCCTCGCCAGTAGCGGGGTCACCCAGCACCAGCCCGAACATCAGGCCCCGGCCACGCACCTCCAGCACCTGCGGGAAGCGGGCGGCCAGCCCGCGCAGCCCGTCCAGCAGCTGTGCGCCCAGCACCGCGGAGCGCTCCACCAGCCGCTCCTGCTCCAGCACATCCAGCACCGCGGCGCCCACCGCCGCGCTCAGCGGGTGGCCGGCGTAGGTGTAGCCGTGCTTGTACGCGCCGGAGCCGTCCATCACCGCGCGGTACAGTTCCGGCGAGGCGGCGATGCCGGCCAGCGGCACGTACCCGGCCGCCAGACCCTTGCCCAGCACCACGATGTCCGGCGTGACGTCCCACGGTTGCAGGGCCAGCGGGGTGCCGCAGCGTCCCATGCCGCACATCACCTCGTCGGCGATGAACAGCACGCCGTACTCCCGGCAGATCTGCTGCACCCGCTGGTAGTAGCCGTCTGCGGGGGCCAGCGCCGCGTCCGACGCGCCCACCACCGGCTCGGCCATGAACGCCGCCACCGTCTGCGGCCCCAGCTGCTCAATCAGGGTCCGCAGCTGCTCGGCGTCCTCCGCGCCGTCGCGCCGGGGGTCCGGCTTCGGCAGTTTGGGCCAGGCGTCCTCGTTCATCAGCGGGGTATACAGCTCGCGCCGCGCCCCCATCCCGGACGCGGCGAGGCTGCCGAGCGAGGCCCCGTGATAGCTGGGCCGCCGGGTGATGATCCGGAAGCGCTGCGGCTGGCCGCGCTCCGCCTGCACCTGACGGCTGAGCTTGATGGCGCTCTCGGTGGCCTCCGAACCGCCCGAGACCGCAAAGAAGCGGTATCCGGGCAGGTCCAGAAAGGCCATCAGCCGCTCCGCGTACCGCTCCAGCGCCTCGGAGCTGAACTGCGAGCCGTGAACGAAGGCCAGCGTGCGGGCGGCCTGCGCCACCGCGTCGGCAATCTCCGGGCGGCCCTGGCCGATGTTGGCCACCAGCGCGCCGGACGCGCCGTCAAGGTAGCGCCGCCCCTCGCGGTCCCAGAGATAGGGGCCCTCGGCGCGGACGGCCACGGGATAGGTGCGGGACGTACGGTAAAACACACTGGACATGGCGTGAACCTTTCTGGGAAGCGGCTACCAGCTGTCGCCGCCGCCGGGGGGTGGCCACGCGCCGATCAGCTGGCGCACCGTGACCACCTGCCCCAGGTGGTACAGCCCGTGGCCGGCGTAGCTGGTGAGGGGAACGATGCGGAAGCGGTCCTGGGGGTCCAGCTCGGACATGAAGGCTTCATCCTGCGCCAGGGCGGCCAGCGCGGATAGGTCGCGGAAGAAGGTCTCCTGGAGGACCGCCCACTCGCCGGGTTCAGGCCAGCCCTGGGCGGCGTGCGCCACGTCCGGCGGGTGCTCGCCCCGGAGCACCGAGAGCAGGTAGGCCTGCCAGAACTGGACATGCGCCACCACCTCGGCCACCGAGTGCGGCAGCCCCGGCGGGCGGGTGTGGGCCTGCTCCGCATTCAGGCCATCGAGCGCCTGCACCCAGCTGACGTTGGCGTTGCCGCCATGAAACAACGACGACACCGCGTCCAGCGTGCTGACCTGCAGCGTCTTCACCACGTGTCGCCGCCCCCCGGAGGCGGCCACGAGCCGAGCGCCTGCCGCACGGTGATGATCTGCCCGAAGTGGTGGGCGGTGTGCAGCGCGAAGTCGGCCAGCAGTTCCCCGATGGTTTCCTGGTGGTTGACCGGGCTGGCCAGGTCCGGGCGGGCGGCGTGGCTGTCGGTGCGGGCCAGCAGCTGATAGAAGGCGGCCTTGAGCGGCTCCCAGTCGTCCGGGGTGACGGCCGGCCAGGTGTCGGCAGCGTGGGCCGGATACGGCACCGGGGCGCCGGTCTCGATCACCTCCAGCATCCAGCCGAGCCACCAGTTGACGTGTGCGAGCAGCTCGGCCACCGAGTGCGGCAGGTGCTCGGGCCGGGTGGTCGCCTGCTCGCCGCTCAGGCCACCCAGCGCCGCTTCGACGCCGACATACGCCTGACCGCCCCGGAACAGCCGGGGCAGCAGGCGGGCGAGTGGGGGAGGGGTCGGTGAATCAGTCATGCGGTCAGTGTCGCAGAATCGTGGAGGAAGACACGGAGGTGAAGGATGCCGGAACCGGATGAAGTCAGGATTGGACGGGCCACGGACCTGGGGGTCCGGGTCGAGCGCCGCTCAGACATCGCGCAGCTGATCGGCGCGTCCTACCCTCTGGACGGCCTGCTGCTGTCCGAGGCCGACCTGGGGCCGGAGGTGTTCCGGCTCGCCAGCGGTCTGGCGGGCGAGCTGTTTCAGACCTGTGTGAACCTGCGCCTGCCGGTCGCGCTGGTGCTGCCGGACATGACCGCATACGGCGAGCGCTTTGCCGAACTGGCCCGCGAGCACACCCGGCACCCGGACGTGCGGTTCGTCCACTCG encodes:
- a CDS encoding aspartate aminotransferase family protein, encoding MSSVFYRTSRTYPVAVRAEGPYLWDREGRRYLDGASGALVANIGQGRPEIADAVAQAARTLAFVHGSQFSSEALERYAERLMAFLDLPGYRFFAVSGGSEATESAIKLSRQVQAERGQPQRFRIITRRPSYHGASLGSLAASGMGARRELYTPLMNEDAWPKLPKPDPRRDGAEDAEQLRTLIEQLGPQTVAAFMAEPVVGASDAALAPADGYYQRVQQICREYGVLFIADEVMCGMGRCGTPLALQPWDVTPDIVVLGKGLAAGYVPLAGIAASPELYRAVMDGSGAYKHGYTYAGHPLSAAVGAAVLDVLEQERLVERSAVLGAQLLDGLRGLAARFPQVLEVRGRGLMFGLVLGDPATGEAYPRPELAERLGRRAFELGLITYPGSGAVDGVRGDHLLLGPPLSITDGQADELLSLLGQALGQLHD
- a CDS encoding DinB family protein, coding for MTDSPTPPPLARLLPRLFRGGQAYVGVEAALGGLSGEQATTRPEHLPHSVAELLAHVNWWLGWMLEVIETGAPVPYPAHAADTWPAVTPDDWEPLKAAFYQLLARTDSHAARPDLASPVNHQETIGELLADFALHTAHHFGQIITVRQALGSWPPPGGGDTW
- a CDS encoding YggS family pyridoxal phosphate enzyme, coding for MSLTEVLERLRAAEQQAGRPTGSVRLVAVSKGQPLERIREQVLARGHFPLAENRGQELRDKAAQLGPEVEWHFIGPLQRNKIKYLRPVRLIHTIETLWQAEALAEAAHGWGHAPELLLQRHNGEAQKHGSDPHELPGLLRAVQDTGLTVRGLMTMAPYGDPQRAEQVFADTARQAHDLGLGELSMGMSDDFPLAVQYGATLVRVGRLLFEDDPAAHPGALIG
- a CDS encoding helix-turn-helix transcriptional regulator, whose amino-acid sequence is MRNHIRARRTERGWTQADLAERLDVSRQTVNALETGRYDPSLPLAFRLARLFGQSIEQLFIEDEETPHVAD
- a CDS encoding DinB family protein; this translates as MVKTLQVSTLDAVSSLFHGGNANVSWVQALDGLNAEQAHTRPPGLPHSVAEVVAHVQFWQAYLLSVLRGEHPPDVAHAAQGWPEPGEWAVLQETFFRDLSALAALAQDEAFMSELDPQDRFRIVPLTSYAGHGLYHLGQVVTVRQLIGAWPPPGGGDSW
- a CDS encoding BamA/OMP85 family outer membrane protein — encoded protein: MRTPLTLAITVALSAPVALAQQAATLTDVTVQGTTDLLANFLKASLSVQPGAALSSVNLRQVEQDALATGYVKTASAKLSSANGQNVLTLTVVANPVIKSVAVTGMTFLPADDFKTSLGNVLNIAPGATLNTARIDQSKQALAENYRAQGYPFAPNISTQTKAAADGTVDLTYVIDETAPIKRIEVSGSTLLPKDTVVSAFKPLYDAKKFTPEVYFAGVQQIQDAYQAAGYLASGVNPAGNSLQDGVLKISVVEGQVAGVDLSNLGLSATDAATLRTKAGGVPSLSVLEQDVRALSNRTGKSVGFALQAADPTVPNRVTVLFGVADAVSGPVKEIRFAGNTAIPTAQLQAAVKTKVGDIFSRQLAESDFIAVRDLYRKAGNDISTRDAVSFKDGVLTYTIHEARVAGYEIQWTGKKNTQERVLTRELPAAGGLYNEKAFRSALDRITALGVVRVTGVTTKAADPKTPENLTYVISVSEVSGSRSIPVGLQYDSLSGFSGTLEYQNNNLFGLGHTLNAGVTAGANDAGQSLSGNLAYTIPWLDIDFLDFRTNRTRLTLNAGSNASGNNALTYTTAGTSDTTQGVPQAHAAGQDTLRDYTVRTTGFGVNVGRNLTTSLSASVGVNTQYSTYYLEKQTAGEKTADTDAVAANAANPTATPKPIAASDDVAKALLPKNNLTTVVGTGLSYDTTVTPDFPTGGVRASVSAGYGFGRSGTDPLSWTKLEGGASTYYGLGKTLTKGFGTEQKQQAFAVRVNTGTLIGTPPPGTKFSVGYSNVNPAYELRGYDAGAFSGTNYITSSAEYRYDFNVSNSIAQGLYGIAFVDAGTAWNAGDAITLHYAVGLGAQLNLGFNNTPLAQVRFDYGFSPQTGSSKFHFRLGPVW
- a CDS encoding DUF4180 domain-containing protein, encoding MPEPDEVRIGRATDLGVRVERRSDIAQLIGASYPLDGLLLSEADLGPEVFRLASGLAGELFQTCVNLRLPVALVLPDMTAYGERFAELAREHTRHPDVRFVHSEAEGRAWLTARLARG
- a CDS encoding ABC transporter ATP-binding protein — encoded protein: MLQIEHLSKTYGSFQALRDVSFSAQAGEVFGLLGPNGAGKTTLLRVLATLLRPSSGTASVAGHDVQREPERVRRLIGVVNGGMGLYDRLTGREILRYFAGLYGLTRAQADARIEVLDASLDLEGTLDRRAATFSTGMKQKVVIARAVIHDPAVLVLDEAASGLDVMARRALLDFVLSYRGSERLVLYSTHVMSEVEEVCDRVAVLERGELLAVDTVGGLLRRSGQPNLERAFFAMVQARAEQAVPA
- a CDS encoding Rad52/Rad22 family DNA repair protein; translated protein: MKLSDVQRRLHAPFPSHLVNWKPQVISKDRSRALLLAYVDARAVQDRLDAICPDGWSFEIEVIAGTQTPTVKGRLTVLGVTREDIGEAGEGEFGTLKAASSDALKRCAVQFGIGRYLYDLPKVWVDWNDQKREAVAQPELPEWARPDFERSPGGAHIVQAIDQLKYELPDDLDLQREVYRHLKAALHSLEPQPHKPEQAA
- a CDS encoding ABC transporter permease; its protein translation is MRWPFIWQVALKELTSTIRDRRTLTSTILLPLIMIPLFTILFPLLLGKAFSGQQTERQRVGVVGTLPAALRAQLTEDTRDASGKQTGVGVVLVPVADPVKAVQDGTVEAVVQVRQPLPQAAGQGSGTVQLYAKLGNLKASAGVISKVQAALNEYNARLVGTALRARGLGSDFLTPVRVQTIDASKPQEAASGQLAFIIPMFMLQFILAGGMATAIDSTAGEKERGTLEVLLVSPIRRSEVVVGKLIATTLTALVAASCSLLGLAVAGPLGRVVLAGQDTKEVAGVMGGQLSVSLASGLFLVLMAVSAALLLGALLIAVSIFARSYKEAQTYLTPISLLIVLPAVGLQFADFIGRGLGLYSVPLINSMLVILDIVKGAFNAPGAVLALIINLVFTGLLVLLAIRSFGREQVIFRN
- a CDS encoding DivIVA domain-containing protein; protein product: MKYTPLDVRHQEFPGTMGGYRRPEVRAFLSELADDIETLLHSRQDIIEHVRALETRLEEYRQNEDDLRRAVVSAERIGQELRENARKEAELIVSKADSYREQVTREGEQLAAALETQHQARSNELEAVQRARSTELEASYQARFAELEAAYQRRHHELEQGFNVRASQLEHQYTARHNELSGLLTHARQEYVQFLSQYRTLVGSFHDLAAQHPVPEPGLSPAPAAAEAAPSNARVEEQQFV